CTTTACGGAATGTCAACTGCTGCTGCGTATATCGAATCAGGAAGATACAAAAAAGTATTATTAATCGGTGCCGATAAAATGTCTTCAATTATTGATTATACTGATAGAGCAACTTGTATTATTTTTGGTGATGGTGCTGGTGCAGTTTTATTTGAACCAAATGAAGAAGGTCTTGGTTTTCAAGATGAATTTTTACGTAGTGATGGTATCGGAAGAGAATATTTAAAGATTGATGCTGGTGGTTCAATACTTCCGCCTTCTGCTGAAACAGTTGAAAATCGCCAACACTATGTTTTTCAGGACGGAAAAACTGTTTTCAAGTATGCTGTTTCTGGAATGGCAGATGTCAGTGAAAAAATTATGCAAAGAAATAATTTAACCAAAGACGATGTAAACTGGCTAATTGCGCATCAGGCGAATAAAAGAATTATTGATGCAACTGCCAGTCGAATGGGGTTAGATGATGATAAAGTTCTTGTAAATATTCAAAAATATGGTAATACAACCTCAGCTACATTACCACTATTATTGAGTGATTTTGAAAATAAATTTAAAAAAGGAGATAATCTAATTTTCGCTGCTTTTGGTGGTGGATTTACTTGGGGTTCTATCTACTTAAAATGGGCTTACAACAAACAATAAACTAATAATTCTAAAAACAACTATTATGGATTTAAAAGAAATTCAAAACTTAATCAAATTTGTATCCAATACAGGAGTTGCTGAAGTGAAGTTAGAAACAGGGGATGTAAAAATTACAATCAGAACTACTCTTGAAGGAAACACTCCTGATGTTACTTATGTTCAACAAGCACCAATGCCACAAGTAGTTCAAGCTACACCTGCTGCTCAACCAGCCGCACCTGCTGCGCCAGTTGCTTCAGCGCCAGCAGATGATAACTCAAAATACGTAACAATAAAATCACCAATGATTGGAACATTTTATAGAAAACCTGCTCCAGACAAACCTGTATTTGTTGAAGTAGGAAGTTCTGTTGGTAAAGGTGATGTATTATGTGTTGTTGAAGCAATGAAATTATTCAATGAAATTGAATCAGAAGTTTCAGGAAAAATAGTTAAAATTCTTGTTGACGA
The window above is part of the Flavobacterium sp. PMTSA4 genome. Proteins encoded here:
- a CDS encoding beta-ketoacyl-ACP synthase III; its protein translation is MNKKTAAITAVGSYVPDFVLSNQVLETLVDTNDEWITTRTGIKERRLLKEKGKGTSYLAIKAAQDLISKANINPEEIDLVILATATPDMLVASTGVYVATQIGAVNAFAYDLQAACSSFLYGMSTAAAYIESGRYKKVLLIGADKMSSIIDYTDRATCIIFGDGAGAVLFEPNEEGLGFQDEFLRSDGIGREYLKIDAGGSILPPSAETVENRQHYVFQDGKTVFKYAVSGMADVSEKIMQRNNLTKDDVNWLIAHQANKRIIDATASRMGLDDDKVLVNIQKYGNTTSATLPLLLSDFENKFKKGDNLIFAAFGGGFTWGSIYLKWAYNKQ
- the accB gene encoding acetyl-CoA carboxylase biotin carboxyl carrier protein, with amino-acid sequence MDLKEIQNLIKFVSNTGVAEVKLETGDVKITIRTTLEGNTPDVTYVQQAPMPQVVQATPAAQPAAPAAPVASAPADDNSKYVTIKSPMIGTFYRKPAPDKPVFVEVGSSVGKGDVLCVVEAMKLFNEIESEVSGKIVKILVDDMSPVEFDQPLFLVDPS